The DNA region CTCGCAGCTGGTGTGGGGCCCGCTGTCGGACCGGTTCGGCCGCCGCCCGGTGCTGCTGGCCGGACTGGGCCTGTATGGGGCCGCATCGGTCGGCAGCGCAGCGGCGCCCGGCATGGACGCGCTCATCCTGTGGCGCATTGCCCAGGGCGTGGCGATGGGCGCAGTGGTCATGGCGGCCCGCGCCATCGTGCGCGACCTGTATGCGCCGCTGGCGGGCGCGCGGGCCATGTCGCGCGCGCTCACGGGGCTGGGGCTGATCGCCTGCCTGTGCGCACCGCTGGGCGGCGTGCTGACCGAATGGCTGGGCTGGCGCGCCGCCCTGTCGGCGCTGGCCGTGTACGGAGCTGGCACGCTGGCGCTGGTGGCCCTGCGGATGCCGGAGACGCTGGCCCGACGCAACCCGCACGCCCTGCAGCCCGCCACGCTGTGGCGCACCTGGCGCACGGTGCTCGGGCACCCGACGTTCTGGGCCTTCTCGCTGCTGACCACGGCGTCGTACGGCGGCCTGTTCACCTTCCTGGCGTCGTCGCCCTTCATCTTCATCGAGGTGCTGGGCACGTCGCGCACGCACTTCGGGCTGGCGCTGCTGTCCACCGCGTTCGCCTACCTGCTGGGCACGCTGCTGTGCCGGCGCCTGCTGGAGCGCCTGGGCCTGCGCCGCACGGTGGCGGCGGGCGCGGTGCTGTCGGCCACGGCCGGCGTGCTGCTGGCGGCGCTGGCCCTGGCCGGCTGGCGCAGCCCCTGGGCGCTGCTGCTGCCGTTCTACCTGTACATGCTGGGCCACGGCGTGCACCAGCCCTGCGGGCAGACGGGCGCCGTGGGGCCCTTTCCGCAGGCCGCGGGTGTTGCCTCGGCCCTCAACGGGTTCATGATGATGCTGGTCGCCTTCGGCATCGGCCGCTGGTTGGGCTGGCGCCTGGACGGCAGCATCTGGCCGCTGGTGCAAGGCGTGGCGTTCTGGGCGCTGGCCCTGGCCACCATCGCCTGGATGCTGGTGCAACGATTTGGAGACCCCCGTGAGTCGCGCTGATGTTTTCCCCCCGCTCTCGCTGCCGGCCTCGCCCGCCTACATCGCGCTGGCCGGGCCCACCGCGTCGGGCAAGACCGCCGGCGCGCTGGCGCTGGCCGACGCCCTGGCGCCGCACCTGCCGGTGGAGATCGTCAGCGTCGACTCCGCCCTGGTCTACCGCGGCATGGACATCGGCACCGCCAAGCCCACGCCCCATGAGCTGGCGCGGGTGCCGCACCACCTGATCGACATCCGCGACCCGCTGCAGGCGTACAGCGCGGCCGAGTTCGTGCAGGATGCCGAGCGCCTGATCGCCGACATCCGTGCCCGCGGCGCGCTGCCTCTGCTGGTGGGCGGCACCATGCTGTACTTCAAGGCGCTGTTCGATGGCATCGACGACATGCCCGCCGCCGACCCCGCCGTCCGCGCCCGGCTGGACGCGCAGGCCGCCGCCATCGGCTGGCCGGCCATGCACGCCGAACTGGCCCGCGTGGACCCGGCCACCGCCGCCCGCCTGGCGCCCGGCGACAGCCAGCGCATCCAGCGCGCGCTGGAGGTGTGGCACGTATCCGGCCAGCCGCTGTCGAGTTTTCACACTACTAAAAATATAGCTGGCAGCGCTTACCCAGAAAGCGCCGGAGCCCTTTTTTCTTTGGAACCGACCGACCGGGCCTGGCTGCACGACCGCATCGCCCGCCGGTTCGACGCCATGCTGCAGGACGGCTTCCTGGACGAAGTGCGCCGCCTGCGCGCCCGCGGCGACCTGCACCTGGACCTGCCCTCCATGCGCTGCGTGGGCTACCGGCAGGCGTGGGAAGCGCTGGACTTCGAGGCCGCCACCGGCTCCTTCCCGGCCCGGGACCTGCGCGAGCGCGGCATCGCCGCCACGCGCCAGCTGGCCAAACGCCAGATCACCTGGCTGCGCAGCATGCCCCAGCGCCAGGCCATCGCCTGCGATGCACCGGACGCCACCGCGCAGCTGGTGCGCGCCGTCACGCAGCGCCTGCGCGGCGATGCAGCGGAGGCGCCATGACCGACGCCGCGCCCCACACGTCCGCGCCCGCCGCTGGCAACAGCGCCGGCAACAGCGCCGGCAACGATACCGACGACACTGTCCTGCAGGTGCAGGGCCTGACCAAGCGCTACGGCGACGCCACGCCCGTGTTCGCGCAGGTGGACCTGGCGGTGCGCCGTGGCGAGTTCGTCGCCATCGTCGGCGAGTCGGGCGTGGGCAAATCCACGCTGCTCAACTGCCTGGCCGGGCTGGACACCTGGAGCAGCGGCCGCGTGCTGCAGGGCGCCACGGACGTGGGCGCGCTCACGGACACCGAACGCGCGCTGTGGCGTCGCGCGCACGTGGGCTTCGTCTTCCAGGCCTTCCACGTGCTGCCGCACCTGGACGTGGCGCAGAACGTCGCCCTGCCGCTGATGCTGCTGGGCCGGAGCGAGCCCGAGCGCGTGGCCGGCATGCTGGACGCCGTGGGCCTGCAAGGCCTGGGCGACCGGCTGCCCCAGCAGCTCAGCGGCGGCCAGCTGCAGCGCGTGGCCATCGCCCGCGCCCTGGTGCACCGCCCCGCCCTGCTGCTGGCCGACGAGCCCACCGGCAACCTCGACCCCGGCACCGCCGCCCGCGTGATGGATCTGCTTTTGGCGCAAACCCGCGAGCACGGCGCGGCGCTGATCCTGGTCACCCACTCGGACGCCGCCGCCGCGCGGGCCGACCGCGTGCTGCGCCTGCGCAGCGACGGCATCGCCGGCAGCGCAGCCTGATCGGACCAGTTCCGCCGGGCCGGCAGCCCGGGTGACCGCCTCGGCCCACCGCCGCTGTGGAAGCGGCACCACAGCCGGATGATTTAGTGGCGCTATCGAGGGCGGCTTTTCTATACTGGATTCCCCACCGCCCACCGATCCGGCCATGCCCACCAGCGCCCCCCAGGACTACAGCGACCTGCTGCTGCGCCTGTACGGGCTGTCCCACGAGCAGACGATCGAGGGCTTTCAGGACGATGCGCTGCGGCTGCTGCAGTCCATCGTGCCGTTCGATGCGTCCATGTGGGGCACGGCACGCACCTCGCCGGCAGGCATCGACGTCCACACGCTGCACCTGTTCCGGAAATCGCCAGACATGATGGCCGAGTACGAGGCCGTGAAGCACCAGGACTCTGCCGCGGCCAGCCTGATGAACCGCAAGCGCGGTACGGTGGCGGTCCACGGGCCGACATGGCACGGCCGGCGCGAAGAGCGGGACATCGGCCAGTTTCTGTCGCGGTGGAAGCAGAACAACAACATCCTCACGGCGGACAACGATGTGGAGCGCCGCTTCGTGCACTGGATCTCGCTCTTCCGCGCCGACCCCGACCAGCAATGCCAGCAGCACGAACTGCAGCTGGTGCACCAGCTGGCGCCCCACCTCATGCAGGGCCTGGCCATCAACCGCCGCGTCCACCTGCAGCAGCGGCATCCCCAGAGCAGCGTGCCCTGCGGCACCGCCATCGCCGATCTGCGCGGCGTGATCTACCACGCCGATGCCGCCTTCCGCGAGATGCTGCGCACCGAATGGCCGGGCTGGAGCGGCCACACCCTGCCCGACCCCGCCCTCACGGACTTTCTGCAGGGCCAGGCACGCCATCTGGGCGGCACCGCGGTAATGAGCCACCATGCCGAGCACGGGCTGCTCTTCCTCAAGAGCCGTCGCCGCTGCCCGGCGGATGACCTCACGCCCAGCGAGTTCCGCGTGGCCCAGCTCACGGCCAAGGGCAACACGCACAAGCAGGTGGCGGCGCTGCTGCAGCGCTCGCCGGCCACGGTGCGCAACCAGCTGCAGTCGGCCTACGACAAGCTGGGCGTGGGCCACGTGGCGCAGCTGGTCGAGGCGCTGCGCGCGGCGGAGTAGCCGCCTCCCCCGCCTGCGGCCCGGCACCGCGGCCACAGTGCGCAACCGGACATTCAGGCGATGGCGGG from Paracidovorax wautersii includes:
- a CDS encoding multidrug effflux MFS transporter, yielding MSTPSSLPATGPVAPAVAPGLAVVVLALLLSIQPVTTDLYLPALPALTLDLQAPVASAQLTLSALLLAFGGSQLVWGPLSDRFGRRPVLLAGLGLYGAASVGSAAAPGMDALILWRIAQGVAMGAVVMAARAIVRDLYAPLAGARAMSRALTGLGLIACLCAPLGGVLTEWLGWRAALSALAVYGAGTLALVALRMPETLARRNPHALQPATLWRTWRTVLGHPTFWAFSLLTTASYGGLFTFLASSPFIFIEVLGTSRTHFGLALLSTAFAYLLGTLLCRRLLERLGLRRTVAAGAVLSATAGVLLAALALAGWRSPWALLLPFYLYMLGHGVHQPCGQTGAVGPFPQAAGVASALNGFMMMLVAFGIGRWLGWRLDGSIWPLVQGVAFWALALATIAWMLVQRFGDPRESR
- the miaA gene encoding tRNA (adenosine(37)-N6)-dimethylallyltransferase MiaA; the protein is MSRADVFPPLSLPASPAYIALAGPTASGKTAGALALADALAPHLPVEIVSVDSALVYRGMDIGTAKPTPHELARVPHHLIDIRDPLQAYSAAEFVQDAERLIADIRARGALPLLVGGTMLYFKALFDGIDDMPAADPAVRARLDAQAAAIGWPAMHAELARVDPATAARLAPGDSQRIQRALEVWHVSGQPLSSFHTTKNIAGSAYPESAGALFSLEPTDRAWLHDRIARRFDAMLQDGFLDEVRRLRARGDLHLDLPSMRCVGYRQAWEALDFEAATGSFPARDLRERGIAATRQLAKRQITWLRSMPQRQAIACDAPDATAQLVRAVTQRLRGDAAEAP
- a CDS encoding ABC transporter ATP-binding protein, encoding MTDAAPHTSAPAAGNSAGNSAGNDTDDTVLQVQGLTKRYGDATPVFAQVDLAVRRGEFVAIVGESGVGKSTLLNCLAGLDTWSSGRVLQGATDVGALTDTERALWRRAHVGFVFQAFHVLPHLDVAQNVALPLMLLGRSEPERVAGMLDAVGLQGLGDRLPQQLSGGQLQRVAIARALVHRPALLLADEPTGNLDPGTAARVMDLLLAQTREHGAALILVTHSDAAAARADRVLRLRSDGIAGSAA
- a CDS encoding helix-turn-helix transcriptional regulator, with translation MPTSAPQDYSDLLLRLYGLSHEQTIEGFQDDALRLLQSIVPFDASMWGTARTSPAGIDVHTLHLFRKSPDMMAEYEAVKHQDSAAASLMNRKRGTVAVHGPTWHGRREERDIGQFLSRWKQNNNILTADNDVERRFVHWISLFRADPDQQCQQHELQLVHQLAPHLMQGLAINRRVHLQQRHPQSSVPCGTAIADLRGVIYHADAAFREMLRTEWPGWSGHTLPDPALTDFLQGQARHLGGTAVMSHHAEHGLLFLKSRRRCPADDLTPSEFRVAQLTAKGNTHKQVAALLQRSPATVRNQLQSAYDKLGVGHVAQLVEALRAAE